In Helianthus annuus cultivar XRQ/B chromosome 8, HanXRQr2.0-SUNRISE, whole genome shotgun sequence, a single genomic region encodes these proteins:
- the LOC110871360 gene encoding cytochrome b561 and DOMON domain-containing protein At3g25290 — MASCLFVVIVVLLISSAHAQPTCATQKFTNKEQYDRCVDLPQLGCYLHWSLDTARNTVAIVFIAPPATPDGWVSWAINPTGEGMVGSQSLIAYTAANGSMVVNTYNVSSYGGVVKGKLDFDVMDMKAEHSDGVMRIFATVELPENGRTKVNQVWQVGGAVTEEGVPVRHAFGQGNLGSKGILDLLSGEISGGGSGNSKTKKRNIHGILNAMSWGVLFPVGIMIARYLRTFPAADPAWFYLHGSLQVSAYGIGVAGWVTGLKLGSESKGVEYTAHRNIGITLFCLATLQVLALFLRPKKGHKIRFYWNIYHHGTGFAVAILGILNVFKGLEILSPSSKWRLSYIIIISSLGIIAIILEAFTWIVVLKRKSNKATKPNGNGDTRRQSSAP; from the exons ATGGCATCCTGCTTATTTGTTGTCATAGTGGTCTTGCTAATCTCTTCGGCGCACGCGCAACCGACGTGCGCCACTCAAAAGTTCACGAACAAGGAACAATACGACCGATGTGTCGACTTGCCTCAATTGGGTTGTTATCTCCACTGGTCGCTTGATACCGCAAGAAACACGGTGGCAATTGTGTTTATCGCCCCACCAGCAACGCCCGACGGGTGGGTTTCATGGGCGATCAACCCGACGGGCGAAGGGATGGTGGGTTCGCAGTCGTTGATCGCGTATACAGCCGCTAACGGGTCAATGGTTGTGAATACGTATAATGTAAGTTCGTATGGGGGTGTAGTGAAAGGGAAGTTGGATTTCGATGTGATGGATATGAAGGCGGAGCATTCGGATGGTGTGATGAGGATATTTGCGACGGTCGAGTTGCCGGAAAATGGGCGGACGAAGGTTAATCAAGTGTGGCAAGTGGGAGGGGCGGTGACGGAGGAGGGAGTTCCGGTGAGACATGCTTTTGGACAAGGGAATTTGGGGTCTAAAGGTATTTTGGACTTGTTGAGTGGGGAGATTTCGGGTGGTGGAAGTGGGAATTCCAAAACAAAGAAGAGGAAT ATTCATGGGATTCTGAATGCGATGAGTTGGGGTGTTCTTTTTCCGGTGGGGATAATGATCGCTAGATACCTGAGAACTTTCCCAGCGGCTGATCCGGCATGGTTTTACTTACATGGGTCCTTGCAAGTTTCTGCTTATGGTATCGGGGTTGCCGGCTGGGTAACCGGATTAAAGCTCGGAAGTGAATCAAAAGGTGTCGAATACACCGCTCACCGGAATATTGGGATTACTCTCTTTTGTCTTGCAACACTCCAG GTTCTTGCATTGTTCTTGAGACCAAAAAAGGGGCACAAAATCAGATTTTATTGGAACATATACCATCACGGAACAGGGTTTGCAGTGGCTATTCTTGGCATCCTGAATGTGTTCAAGGGTCTTGAGATTTTATCACCTTCAAGCAAGTGGAGATTATCCTACATAATTATAATATCATCTTTAGGTATTATTGCAATCATTTTGGAAGCATTTACATGGATTGTTGTGTTGAAAAGGAAGTCCAACAAGGCTACCAAACCCAATGGCAATGGTGATACTAGGCGACAATCATCGGCACCTTAA